One segment of Mycobacterium spongiae DNA contains the following:
- a CDS encoding cation-translocating P-type ATPase, which translates to MKIPGVSDVVGGIAGGATYALRAGVNGAAGAADAVQTLASPVLELASPVVQSVAQTTGRFLGTGSSADGRRDQPAPPVRWHSGQRVHFDLDPLLPFPRWQEHAAVVEEPVRRIPGVAKAHVEGAMGRLVVEIEADADSDAVLDDVRDIVASVATDLSPSASAPRAAPFADPGDPLAILVPLTAAAMDLVALGASITGWVARVPAAPQTTRAAAALINHQPRMVSLLESRLGRVGTDIALAATTAAANGLTQAVGTPLLDLVQRSLQISEASAHRRVWREREPQLASPTRPQAPVVPVISSAGAKSQEPRHSWAAAAAGEASHVVVGGAVDAAIDTEKGSIAGPVERYADSAANGVLVAAASALVAGGGTEDAAGAILAGVPRAAHMGRQAFAAVLGRGLAQTGELVLDPGALRRLDRVQVVVIDGAALRGDHRAVLCAWGHEPGWDDDRVYEVADALLHGEEAPEPDPDELPATGARLAWIRSQGPAATPAQGLEHADLVVDGQCVGSVDVGWEVDPYAIPLLQTANRTGSRVVLRHVAGTEDLSASVGSMHPPGTPLLQLVRELRADRGPVLLITAVHGDFASTDTLAALAIADVGVALDDPRAATPWTADIITGTDLAAAVRILSAIPVARSASESAVHLAQGGTTLAGLLLVTGEQARTTNPASFRRWLNPVNAAAATALVSGSWSATNVVRLPDPTPQPLTAWHALDPEIVYARLAGGARPLAVEPGTPAWRRIVSDLSYEPLVSPLRGPADFLGRLAVATRHELSDPLTPILAVGAAASAIVGSNVDALLVAGVMTVNAITGGVQRLRAEAAAAELFAEQDQLVRRVVVPAVATTRRRLDAARRATRTVTIAAKSLRVGDVIDLAAPEVVPADARVLVAEDLEVDESFLTGESLPVDKQADPVAVNDPDRASMLFEGSTIVAGHARAIVVATGVGTAAQRAISAVAHVETSAGVQARLRELTSKVLPLTLAGGASVTALALLRRASLRQAVADGVAIAVAAVPEGLPLVATLSQLAAAQRLTAHGALVRSPRTVEALGRVDTICFDKTGTLTENRLRVVRAVPSNSEAPSPVTDTTDPRSAAVLRAAARASTQPHDGGGHAHATDEAILTAAHALTGDGDAQWTLLAEVPFESSRGYAAAIGTANASGPPILMLKGAPETILPRCRFGDPDADVEHAESVVHDLAAQGLRVLAVAQRPWDNGTTDDDETDADAVDVAAHDLELLGYVGLADTARESARPLIEELLDADRHVVLITGDHPTTARAIARQLGLPADAHVVTGAELSGLDEDASAKLVADVQVFARVSPEQKVQIVAALQRAGRVTAMVGDGANDAAAIRMADVGIGVSGRGSSAARGAADIVLTDDDLGVLLDALVEGRSMWAGVRDAVTILVGGNVGEVLFTIIGTAFGPGRAPVGTRQLLLVNLLTDMFPALAIAVTSQYDDPEEDGDLTDEEVEQARRARQRAVLIEPAPSLDTPLMRQIVNRGVVTAAGATAAWAIGRWTPGSERRTATMGLTALVTTQLGQTLLTRSHSPLVVATALGSAGALIGIVQTPVLSQFFGCTPLGPVAWTGVFTATAGATAVSALAPKWLTKTIGAIGIEPQ; encoded by the coding sequence CTGGCGCTGCGGACGCGGTGCAGACGCTAGCCAGCCCGGTGCTGGAGCTGGCGTCCCCGGTGGTGCAGTCGGTGGCGCAGACCACCGGCAGGTTTCTCGGGACGGGGAGTTCCGCGGACGGCAGGCGCGATCAACCCGCACCACCGGTGCGGTGGCATAGCGGCCAGCGGGTGCATTTTGATCTGGATCCGTTGCTGCCATTCCCCCGCTGGCAAGAGCACGCGGCGGTGGTCGAGGAACCCGTTCGCAGGATTCCGGGGGTGGCCAAGGCGCACGTCGAAGGCGCAATGGGCCGGCTGGTCGTCGAGATCGAGGCCGACGCGGACAGCGACGCTGTGTTGGACGACGTTCGCGACATAGTCGCTTCGGTAGCCACCGACTTGAGCCCGTCGGCGTCTGCGCCGAGGGCCGCGCCGTTCGCCGACCCTGGTGACCCGTTGGCGATTCTGGTGCCGTTGACCGCCGCGGCGATGGATCTGGTCGCGCTGGGGGCGTCAATCACCGGTTGGGTTGCCCGAGTGCCGGCGGCACCGCAAACCACCCGGGCCGCGGCGGCTCTCATCAACCATCAACCCCGCATGGTGTCGCTGCTCGAGTCCCGCCTCGGTCGAGTGGGCACCGACATAGCACTGGCGGCGACAACCGCGGCGGCAAACGGACTCACCCAAGCGGTCGGCACACCGCTGCTGGATCTGGTGCAGCGCAGCCTGCAGATCTCCGAGGCGTCGGCGCACCGCCGAGTGTGGCGGGAACGGGAGCCTCAGCTGGCCTCGCCTACGCGGCCACAAGCTCCCGTCGTCCCCGTCATCTCGTCAGCCGGGGCGAAGTCGCAGGAGCCGCGCCACAGCTGGGCGGCCGCAGCGGCGGGGGAGGCTTCGCACGTCGTAGTCGGTGGTGCCGTCGACGCCGCAATCGACACCGAAAAGGGATCCATCGCCGGGCCGGTGGAGAGATACGCGGATTCGGCGGCGAACGGGGTGTTGGTCGCCGCGGCGAGTGCGTTGGTGGCCGGCGGTGGCACCGAGGACGCCGCCGGCGCCATTCTGGCCGGCGTGCCACGCGCGGCGCATATGGGCCGGCAGGCGTTTGCGGCGGTACTAGGTCGTGGCCTCGCCCAGACTGGCGAGCTGGTTCTTGACCCGGGCGCGCTGCGCCGCCTGGACCGCGTGCAGGTGGTCGTCATCGACGGCGCCGCGCTGCGGGGCGACCACCGCGCCGTCTTGTGTGCGTGGGGTCATGAACCCGGCTGGGACGACGACCGCGTCTACGAAGTTGCCGATGCGCTGCTGCATGGCGAGGAGGCACCCGAACCCGATCCCGATGAGCTGCCTGCCACCGGCGCGCGGCTGGCGTGGATTCGATCGCAAGGACCGGCCGCAACGCCGGCGCAGGGCCTCGAGCACGCCGACCTGGTCGTCGATGGACAGTGCGTAGGCAGTGTTGACGTCGGCTGGGAGGTCGACCCCTACGCGATCCCGCTGCTGCAGACGGCGAACCGAACCGGGTCTCGTGTGGTTCTGCGCCATGTCGCCGGCACCGAAGATCTTTCTGCGAGCGTCGGTTCGATGCATCCGCCCGGTACACCCCTGCTGCAGCTGGTGCGCGAGCTGCGCGCGGATCGCGGACCGGTCTTGCTGATCACGGCGGTGCATGGCGACTTCGCGTCGACCGATACCTTGGCCGCACTGGCCATCGCCGACGTCGGCGTAGCCCTCGATGATCCCCGCGCCGCGACACCGTGGACCGCCGACATCATTACCGGCACCGATCTCGCCGCGGCAGTGCGGATCCTGTCCGCGATCCCGGTAGCCCGGTCCGCGAGCGAATCGGCGGTACACCTCGCCCAGGGCGGCACGACGCTGGCCGGGCTGCTTCTAGTGACCGGCGAGCAAGCCAGAACCACCAACCCGGCCAGTTTTCGTCGCTGGCTCAATCCCGTCAACGCCGCCGCCGCTACGGCGCTGGTGTCGGGATCGTGGTCGGCCACCAACGTGGTTCGGTTGCCCGATCCCACGCCCCAACCGCTCACCGCCTGGCATGCGCTGGACCCCGAGATCGTTTACGCGCGCCTGGCCGGTGGCGCACGGCCCTTGGCGGTGGAGCCCGGTACTCCGGCGTGGCGTCGCATTGTGTCCGACCTGTCCTACGAGCCGCTGGTGTCGCCACTGCGCGGTCCCGCGGATTTCCTGGGACGCCTCGCCGTAGCCACGCGGCACGAACTGTCCGATCCGTTGACTCCGATCCTGGCGGTCGGTGCTGCCGCATCGGCGATCGTCGGCAGCAATGTCGACGCGCTGCTGGTCGCGGGCGTGATGACGGTCAACGCGATAACCGGCGGGGTACAGCGGTTGCGTGCCGAAGCGGCGGCCGCTGAACTATTCGCCGAGCAGGACCAATTGGTGCGCCGTGTGGTCGTCCCCGCGGTAGCGACGACGCGGCGTCGGCTGGATGCGGCGCGACGCGCCACCCGTACGGTCACGATTGCCGCGAAGTCGCTGCGAGTCGGCGATGTCATCGACCTTGCGGCCCCTGAGGTCGTGCCTGCCGATGCCCGCGTGTTGGTGGCCGAGGACCTCGAGGTCGACGAATCCTTCCTGACCGGCGAATCGTTGCCGGTCGACAAGCAGGCCGACCCGGTCGCCGTCAACGACCCAGACCGGGCCAGCATGCTGTTCGAGGGAAGCACGATCGTCGCCGGGCACGCCCGCGCGATTGTTGTGGCCACCGGGGTCGGCACCGCAGCGCAGCGGGCCATCTCGGCAGTCGCCCATGTCGAAACGTCGGCCGGCGTTCAGGCCCGGTTACGCGAGCTGACCAGCAAGGTCCTGCCTCTTACGCTCGCCGGGGGCGCCTCGGTGACGGCTCTGGCGCTGCTGCGCCGGGCGTCGTTGCGTCAAGCGGTCGCCGACGGCGTTGCGATCGCCGTGGCCGCGGTCCCGGAGGGCCTGCCGTTGGTGGCGACACTCTCCCAGCTCGCGGCCGCGCAGCGGCTGACTGCCCATGGCGCGCTGGTCCGCTCTCCGCGCACCGTCGAGGCGCTGGGCCGGGTCGACACCATATGTTTCGACAAGACCGGCACGCTCACCGAGAACCGGCTCCGTGTCGTCCGGGCGGTACCGAGCAACAGTGAAGCGCCCAGTCCGGTTACCGACACCACCGATCCTCGATCCGCTGCGGTGCTGCGCGCTGCCGCTCGGGCCTCGACGCAGCCGCACGACGGCGGGGGACATGCGCATGCCACCGACGAAGCGATCCTCACGGCCGCTCATGCGCTGACCGGAGACGGTGATGCGCAGTGGACGCTACTGGCGGAGGTCCCGTTCGAATCCAGTCGCGGTTATGCCGCGGCGATCGGCACGGCGAACGCGAGTGGGCCGCCGATACTGATGCTCAAGGGGGCTCCGGAGACGATCCTGCCGCGGTGCCGGTTCGGCGATCCCGACGCCGACGTCGAACATGCCGAATCTGTGGTGCACGACCTTGCCGCGCAAGGGCTGCGCGTGTTGGCCGTGGCGCAACGCCCTTGGGACAACGGAACCACCGATGATGACGAGACCGACGCCGATGCCGTCGATGTCGCCGCGCACGACCTCGAATTGCTCGGCTACGTCGGCTTGGCAGACACCGCCCGGGAATCGGCGCGACCACTGATTGAAGAGCTCCTCGACGCCGACCGCCACGTCGTGTTGATCACCGGAGATCACCCGACCACCGCACGAGCCATCGCCCGCCAATTGGGCTTGCCAGCAGATGCGCACGTGGTGACGGGCGCGGAGCTGAGCGGCCTTGACGAAGACGCGTCCGCCAAACTCGTCGCCGACGTGCAGGTCTTTGCTCGCGTTAGCCCGGAGCAAAAGGTCCAAATCGTGGCCGCACTGCAACGCGCCGGCCGGGTGACCGCCATGGTCGGCGACGGCGCCAACGACGCGGCCGCCATTCGGATGGCCGACGTGGGCATCGGGGTCAGCGGTCGCGGTTCGTCGGCCGCCCGTGGGGCCGCTGACATCGTCCTGACCGACGACGATTTGGGCGTGCTGCTCGATGCCCTGGTCGAGGGCCGCAGCATGTGGGCCGGTGTTCGTGACGCGGTCACGATCCTGGTCGGCGGCAACGTGGGCGAAGTGCTCTTCACCATCATCGGCACGGCATTTGGCCCCGGGCGAGCACCGGTGGGGACCCGCCAACTGCTGTTGGTGAACCTGCTCACCGATATGTTCCCGGCATTGGCAATCGCCGTCACCTCCCAATATGACGATCCCGAAGAAGATGGGGATCTCACCGACGAGGAAGTGGAGCAGGCGCGGCGGGCGCGTCAACGCGCGGTGCTGATCGAACCGGCGCCGTCGCTCGATACACCCCTGATGCGCCAGATTGTCAACCGCGGGGTGGTCACGGCTGCCGGTGCCACTGCGGCCTGGGCCATCGGGAGGTGGACACCGGGCTCCGAAAGGCGCACGGCAACAATGGGCTTGACGGCATTGGTAACGACGCAGCTGGGGCAAACGCTACTCACCCGAAGCCACAGTCCGCTGGTGGTCGCGACCGCCCTGGGCAGCGCGGGTGCCTTGATCGGCATCGTCCAAACGCCGGTTCTCAGCCAGTTTTTCGGATGTACACCGCTGGGACCGGTCGCCTGGACCGGTGTTTTCACCGCCACCGCGGGAGCGACGGCTGTGTCCGCGTTGGCACCCAAATGGTTGACTAAAACCATTGGTGCCATTGGGATTGAGCCGCAGTGA